A genomic segment from Roseibium algicola encodes:
- a CDS encoding DUF4169 family protein, producing MSAEIINLRMVRKQKNRQDKEKTAEDNRRKYGRSKAEREAARQRRETLDAHVDGHLLEKPDGPDAEPSDKATTDANTIEAEPSEPGPSGDRG from the coding sequence ATGAGCGCGGAGATCATCAATCTGCGCATGGTGCGCAAGCAGAAGAACCGTCAGGACAAGGAAAAGACGGCCGAGGACAACCGGCGCAAGTATGGCCGGTCCAAAGCCGAACGTGAGGCGGCCCGCCAACGCCGGGAAACGCTGGATGCCCATGTCGACGGGCATCTTCTGGAAAAGCCTGACGGCCCGGATGCCGAACCATCCGACAAAGCAACAACAGACGCGAACACAATCGAAGCCGAACCTTCTGAACCGGGCCCTTCCGGCGATCGCGGCTGA
- a CDS encoding FAD-binding oxidoreductase, producing MRMPELATASDGAQVLEKNGAIGAAIEKLTGLFKDRCSTSMALREQHGHTTTWLKNQPPDAVVFAETTEEVAEAVKICAAHKVPVIAFGTGSSLEGHVNAPFGGVSIDLSRMNNILEVNAQDLDCRVEAGVTRKQLNSFIRDTGLFFPIDPGADASIGGMAATRASGTNAVRYGTMKDAVLGLTVVTADGRIIKTGGRAKKSSAGYDLTRLFVGSEGTLGIITELTLRLNGQPEAISGGVCPFPDVASACNAVITTIQMGLPVARIELLDEVQVRGCNIYSKLDLPETPTLFLEFHGSEAGVQEQSETFSAIAEEFGGGPFKWATAAEDRTKLWAARHDAYWAGKSLKPEASIMVTDVCVPISRLADCVAATAEDIRNEGFLAPIVGHVGDGNFHVQILVNLDDPEEKQRTEDFVGRLALRAIAMGGTCTGEHGVGQGKQKYMAKEHGEALDVMRAVKLALDPHNLMNPGKILPQS from the coding sequence ATGAGAATGCCGGAATTGGCAACCGCGTCCGACGGAGCGCAAGTCCTTGAAAAGAATGGCGCGATCGGCGCTGCCATCGAAAAGCTGACGGGCCTGTTCAAGGACCGTTGCTCCACGTCCATGGCTCTGCGGGAACAGCATGGCCACACCACCACCTGGTTGAAGAATCAGCCGCCCGATGCAGTTGTCTTTGCGGAGACGACCGAGGAAGTCGCCGAAGCCGTCAAGATTTGCGCAGCTCACAAGGTTCCCGTGATCGCGTTCGGCACGGGGTCCTCGCTTGAAGGGCATGTGAATGCACCGTTCGGCGGCGTTTCCATAGACCTGTCCCGCATGAACAACATTCTGGAGGTCAATGCGCAGGATCTGGATTGCAGGGTCGAGGCCGGGGTAACGCGCAAGCAGCTCAACAGCTTTATTCGCGACACCGGCCTGTTCTTTCCGATCGACCCGGGGGCGGATGCCAGCATCGGCGGCATGGCGGCGACCCGTGCATCGGGCACCAACGCTGTTCGATACGGCACGATGAAAGACGCAGTCCTCGGCCTCACCGTGGTGACCGCGGACGGACGGATCATCAAGACGGGTGGCCGGGCGAAGAAGTCCTCGGCGGGTTATGATCTGACTCGGCTTTTTGTCGGCTCTGAAGGCACGCTCGGCATCATCACCGAGTTGACCTTGCGCCTGAACGGTCAACCGGAAGCCATTTCCGGTGGCGTCTGCCCGTTCCCGGATGTTGCATCCGCCTGCAATGCTGTCATCACCACCATCCAGATGGGTCTGCCTGTCGCGCGTATCGAGCTTCTGGATGAAGTTCAGGTGCGCGGCTGCAACATCTATTCCAAGCTGGATCTGCCTGAAACTCCGACGCTTTTCCTTGAGTTTCACGGATCTGAAGCCGGGGTGCAAGAGCAGTCGGAAACTTTTTCGGCGATTGCCGAGGAGTTTGGCGGCGGGCCATTCAAATGGGCGACAGCGGCCGAAGACCGGACGAAACTTTGGGCAGCCCGGCATGACGCCTATTGGGCGGGCAAGTCGCTGAAGCCTGAAGCCAGCATCATGGTGACGGACGTGTGCGTGCCGATCTCGCGGCTTGCGGACTGCGTTGCCGCCACGGCCGAGGATATCCGCAACGAAGGTTTCCTGGCGCCAATCGTCGGTCACGTGGGTGACGGTAATTTCCACGTTCAGATCCTGGTCAACCTGGACGATCCGGAAGAAAAGCAGCGGACGGAGGACTTTGTCGGACGGCTTGCGCTCAGGGCCATCGCCATGGGGGGTACCTGCACCGGCGAACACGGTGTCGGCCAGGGCAAGCAGAAATACATGGCCAAGGAACATGGCGAAGCGCTTGATGTGATGCGCGCTGTCAAACTGGCGCTCGATCCTCACAATTTGATGAATCCCGGCAAGATCCTGCCGCAGTCATGA
- a CDS encoding ribbon-helix-helix domain-containing protein, whose amino-acid sequence MALLKRSLSLHGHRTSLALEPEFWDVVDAYADAANKSLAGLIAEIDDNRDPEDPLSSAVRVWALKRVQMEAGLISEG is encoded by the coding sequence ATGGCTCTGTTAAAGCGCTCTCTTTCCCTTCATGGCCACCGCACCAGCCTGGCGCTGGAACCGGAATTCTGGGACGTCGTCGACGCGTACGCCGACGCCGCGAACAAGTCCCTCGCCGGACTGATTGCCGAAATCGACGACAACCGCGACCCGGAAGACCCGCTGTCTTCGGCAGTCAGGGTCTGGGCCTTGAAACGGGTCCAAATGGAAGCTGGTCTGATTTCGGAGGGATGA
- a CDS encoding SspB family protein, which translates to MSEDLLRYDILIQDALRGAVKKILAEVGRTGLPGDHHFYIAFDTNAPGVRISQRLKERYPQEMTIVLQHQFWDLAIGEHAFEVGLSFGGVPEKLLVPFSAIKGFFDPSVQFALEFDPGKTAEELPEELLEAVEELARAEQEHADNEARQDDGAGDKEAATADTKAKPAVQAAESSDGGGEVVSLDAFRKKT; encoded by the coding sequence ATGTCTGAAGACCTTCTGCGATACGATATTCTGATCCAGGACGCGCTGCGTGGAGCGGTGAAGAAAATACTTGCCGAAGTCGGTCGTACCGGGCTGCCCGGAGACCATCACTTCTACATCGCGTTCGACACCAATGCTCCTGGCGTGCGCATTTCCCAGCGACTCAAGGAGCGCTATCCGCAGGAAATGACCATCGTGCTGCAGCACCAGTTCTGGGATCTTGCCATCGGCGAACATGCGTTCGAGGTTGGCCTGTCCTTTGGCGGCGTGCCGGAAAAGCTGCTGGTGCCTTTTTCTGCCATCAAGGGTTTCTTCGATCCGTCCGTACAGTTCGCGCTGGAGTTCGATCCCGGCAAAACGGCGGAAGAACTGCCGGAAGAGCTGCTGGAAGCCGTGGAAGAACTTGCCAGGGCCGAGCAGGAACATGCCGACAACGAAGCCAGACAGGACGACGGCGCAGGCGACAAGGAAGCTGCAACTGCAGACACCAAGGCGAAACCTGCCGTGCAAGCTGCCGAAAGCAGTGACGGTGGTGGCGAAGTCGTTTCCCTGGATGCATTCCGCAAGAAGACCTGA
- a CDS encoding AsmA family protein: MGVTVILVLVAALVGPFFIDWTVYRSTFESYAERALGHRVTVLGEADLRLLPAPSISFSDVRVGGAEDPLLVVSRFDMRIELPSLLKGEIRVLDMELDRPHLSLSLDEAGRLDWLTAMTSSGAIAKLAPDDLSFEKVTIRDGALTIVDARSGEINRIDDGNLVVSARSLEGPFRGAGSLTLNGAPYTVSLATGRAQENAGLRVKGEVTPTDRPVNFAFDGQLQVADAAPEFDGRFTIASVALEENDPNIWQAEGQFTADIAEVAVPEFEFRYGPEDRRLSMTGNADLIYAGEKRFEIRAKSKQVDLDRLLGGGPQSPVDINEAATRLIAALRVVPLPSIDGAVSMDVPALVAGGGIIQNVRLDLETMLGGWRVARLAGRLPGRTTVATQGDLGLEPSLTYRGAVSISSDQPGSLLSWWRQKEAGVGTIEPVSLEGRLNLVPEGAALDNLRLTIAGSEARGGLAYRIPRSGNSEFSLSLEADRLDLDQIENLAALLHPQAVEAGEPADPKGLDVSLRLRAKQVVARGVEGEGLALEAEYSDGGVRIDRLFANDLAGARLDVSGDIRNLFSAPEGAVSGTLDARDLSGLVALAGGLFPETVFVERLERAAASLVPAKFDAELKAAAVGEATDMTLRLDGSAGGADAAINAELKGRVDQWHDAEVAVGVELKGPDGGRLLQQLGFDVIPLEAAGTGHLALNVSGIPAKGLATDLSTEIGGSSVEANGTLTLKKDEAPEYLVSVTAETADLGPLALMAGRVLPVMSGTIPAALSVDVEGIGSSMAVSRAEGSLGTTTFEGRLEGDLEPAPGERNRRFSGEITVSEADLRTMTELVLGPDQWFSAGDGSSIWPTTPFGSPLLDGLDLTMQFKADRMLLDEDTAITGPSAEIRLSPSLFRLDGLQGAFAGGQLDGSLSIRRTEAEAAASGRVKLDNADLRQVSWRPDNRAVASGTLDLYLEFEGAGRSISAIVSGLNGGGTFSMENGDFRGLNPQAFPLVTRAVDAGLDLQENKIRDVFVSHMAAGSLPFKRVDGTLTMVGGRLSARNVVVDAEKAEIFGSAEVNLASYDLDADFSLKVDPGEDAVTGAEPQVGLLFEGAVEAPERRIDIAPFTAYLTLRAFEREVERVEKLQAEILERDRLVRELKNQREGEARRERQAARAAEEEQLRLEQEQSGEDIQPQPDPDKQENSALPQKTDDAPRRETRAAPPPVPAPAPAPAPAVAAAPFAERIRAVLETPDLEDLTAAPDTAPVTNPSNSLPPLDPPVSIEDLLTRDVGSPLVLPGAQ; encoded by the coding sequence TTGGGTGTAACAGTCATTCTGGTGCTGGTGGCAGCGCTGGTCGGGCCGTTCTTTATCGACTGGACCGTCTATCGGTCGACTTTCGAAAGCTATGCGGAGCGCGCGCTCGGGCACAGGGTGACTGTGCTGGGGGAGGCGGACCTGCGGCTTCTGCCTGCGCCCTCCATCAGTTTTTCCGACGTGCGTGTCGGTGGTGCCGAAGATCCGCTGCTGGTGGTGTCGCGCTTCGACATGCGCATCGAGCTTCCGTCGCTGCTGAAGGGCGAGATTCGGGTTCTCGACATGGAACTCGATCGTCCGCACCTGTCACTTTCACTTGATGAGGCTGGTCGACTGGACTGGCTGACGGCCATGACGTCGAGCGGCGCCATTGCCAAACTGGCACCGGATGACCTGTCCTTCGAAAAGGTGACGATCCGTGACGGCGCATTGACGATCGTCGATGCGCGGTCCGGCGAAATCAACCGGATTGATGACGGAAATCTGGTCGTGTCCGCACGCTCGCTAGAAGGCCCGTTCCGGGGCGCCGGCAGTCTCACGCTGAATGGTGCGCCCTATACGGTCAGTCTTGCGACGGGTCGCGCACAGGAAAACGCGGGACTGCGCGTCAAAGGCGAAGTCACGCCCACCGACAGGCCGGTGAACTTTGCTTTCGACGGTCAGCTTCAGGTGGCCGACGCCGCGCCCGAATTCGACGGCCGCTTCACCATCGCCTCTGTTGCGCTGGAAGAAAACGATCCGAATATCTGGCAGGCGGAAGGGCAGTTCACTGCCGATATCGCCGAGGTGGCGGTTCCTGAGTTCGAGTTCCGCTATGGTCCCGAAGACCGGCGCCTGAGCATGACCGGCAATGCGGATCTGATCTATGCCGGCGAAAAGCGTTTTGAAATCCGTGCGAAGTCGAAGCAGGTCGATCTGGACAGGTTGCTGGGCGGTGGACCGCAATCCCCCGTCGACATCAACGAGGCGGCGACACGGCTAATTGCTGCCCTGCGCGTCGTGCCGCTGCCGTCCATCGACGGTGCTGTATCCATGGATGTTCCGGCGCTGGTGGCCGGTGGCGGCATCATCCAGAATGTTCGCCTGGATCTTGAAACCATGCTGGGTGGCTGGCGCGTCGCGCGCCTTGCCGGACGCCTGCCGGGCCGCACGACGGTTGCCACCCAGGGCGACCTCGGCCTGGAGCCGTCTTTGACCTATCGCGGTGCGGTGTCTATCAGCTCGGACCAGCCGGGGTCGCTTCTCAGCTGGTGGCGGCAGAAGGAAGCCGGCGTCGGTACTATCGAACCAGTTTCCCTGGAAGGACGATTGAACCTGGTGCCCGAAGGAGCGGCGCTGGACAATCTGCGTCTGACCATTGCCGGTTCCGAAGCCCGCGGCGGCCTGGCTTACCGCATTCCACGCAGCGGCAATTCGGAATTCTCGCTCTCTCTGGAAGCTGACCGGCTCGATCTGGACCAGATCGAAAACCTGGCTGCGCTGCTTCACCCTCAGGCTGTCGAAGCGGGAGAACCGGCAGATCCCAAAGGCCTCGATGTTTCCTTGCGCCTTCGTGCCAAACAGGTGGTGGCACGCGGCGTCGAGGGCGAAGGTCTGGCGCTGGAGGCAGAGTATTCGGACGGCGGCGTCAGGATCGACAGGCTGTTTGCAAATGACCTTGCAGGCGCCCGGCTCGATGTCTCCGGCGATATCCGCAATCTCTTTTCAGCACCTGAGGGAGCTGTGTCCGGAACGCTTGACGCCCGGGACCTGTCCGGTCTTGTTGCGCTGGCAGGCGGGTTGTTTCCCGAAACAGTCTTTGTTGAACGGCTGGAGCGCGCAGCCGCAAGTCTGGTGCCTGCCAAGTTCGATGCCGAGTTGAAGGCGGCTGCGGTTGGCGAAGCAACGGACATGACACTGCGCCTGGATGGGAGCGCGGGCGGCGCCGACGCTGCGATCAATGCAGAGCTCAAGGGCCGTGTCGACCAGTGGCACGATGCCGAAGTTGCCGTCGGTGTGGAACTGAAGGGCCCGGATGGCGGCCGGCTTCTGCAGCAGCTCGGGTTTGATGTCATTCCTCTGGAAGCTGCCGGAACAGGCCATCTGGCGCTGAATGTTTCCGGCATCCCGGCAAAGGGGCTGGCCACCGACCTTTCCACGGAGATCGGCGGATCCAGCGTTGAAGCCAACGGAACCTTGACCCTGAAAAAGGATGAGGCGCCGGAATACCTTGTTTCGGTGACCGCAGAGACAGCGGACCTTGGCCCGCTGGCGTTGATGGCCGGTCGGGTCCTGCCGGTCATGAGCGGCACGATCCCTGCAGCGCTTTCGGTCGATGTCGAAGGGATTGGCAGCTCTATGGCTGTCAGCAGGGCTGAAGGCTCGCTCGGAACGACGACGTTCGAAGGTCGTCTGGAAGGCGACCTTGAACCGGCGCCGGGCGAACGTAACAGACGTTTTTCCGGTGAGATAACGGTGTCCGAGGCCGATCTGCGCACAATGACGGAACTGGTCCTTGGTCCCGATCAGTGGTTCTCGGCTGGGGACGGTTCAAGCATCTGGCCGACAACCCCGTTCGGATCGCCGCTTCTGGATGGCCTCGACCTGACCATGCAGTTCAAGGCAGACAGAATGCTGCTGGACGAAGACACCGCCATTACCGGTCCGAGTGCCGAAATTCGCCTGTCTCCCAGCCTGTTCCGCCTCGATGGACTGCAGGGGGCCTTTGCCGGTGGTCAGCTTGACGGCAGCCTCTCGATTCGCCGGACCGAGGCGGAGGCCGCGGCTTCCGGCCGGGTGAAACTGGACAATGCCGATCTGAGGCAGGTGTCCTGGCGACCGGACAACAGGGCGGTCGCTTCCGGCACGCTCGATCTTTATCTGGAATTCGAAGGGGCGGGACGCTCGATCTCGGCAATCGTGTCAGGCCTCAACGGCGGCGGCACGTTCTCGATGGAAAACGGCGACTTCCGCGGTCTAAATCCGCAGGCCTTCCCGCTGGTGACACGCGCGGTGGATGCGGGACTGGATCTTCAGGAGAACAAGATCCGTGACGTTTTCGTCAGCCACATGGCGGCGGGAAGTCTTCCGTTCAAGCGCGTTGACGGCACGCTGACAATGGTGGGCGGACGACTGAGCGCCCGCAACGTTGTTGTCGATGCCGAAAAGGCGGAGATCTTCGGCAGTGCCGAAGTCAATCTCGCCAGTTACGATCTCGATGCGGATTTCTCGTTGAAAGTCGATCCGGGCGAGGACGCGGTCACCGGTGCTGAACCGCAGGTCGGGCTGTTGTTCGAGGGTGCGGTCGAGGCTCCGGAACGCCGCATCGACATCGCGCCGTTTACCGCCTATCTCACCCTGCGTGCCTTTGAGCGGGAGGTTGAACGCGTCGAGAAGCTTCAGGCGGAAATTCTGGAACGTGACCGGCTTGTGCGGGAACTGAAAAACCAGCGGGAAGGCGAAGCCCGCCGGGAACGTCAGGCAGCCCGGGCGGCCGAAGAGGAGCAGCTTCGTCTTGAGCAAGAGCAGTCCGGCGAAGACATTCAGCCTCAGCCGGATCCGGACAAGCAGGAAAATTCAGCCCTTCCGCAAAAGACCGACGATGCGCCGCGCAGGGAAACCCGCGCCGCGCCGCCGCCAGTGCCTGCGCCAGCCCCGGCACCGGCCCCGGCTGTTGCCGCGGCTCCCTTTGCAGAGCGCATTCGGGCCGTGTTGGAGACGCCGGACCTGGAAGACCTGACCGCAGCGCCAGATACTGCCCCGGTCACCAATCCTTCGAACAGCCTGCCCCCCCTGGACCCGCCGGTTTCCATTGAAGACCTTCTGACACGCGACGTCGGCTCGCCGCTGGTCCTGCCCGGCGCGCAGTGA